The DNA region taaggtcaTCGTGAATAATAAGTACTCAATCCCCCTCATTGttgacttgttcgatagactttggcaagccaagtactttaccaaggtggatcttcgCAAGGGCTACTATCAAATTCGCATTGCAGAAGGGGATGGGCCGAATACAACATGTGTGACGAGATATGtagcctttgagtggttggtgatgccttcggcttaaccaatgcaccggccacattttgcacccttatgaacaagattttccatccctaccttgatcagttctTGGTAGTCTCAACAACACCTTGGAGGAGTACATggagcacttaaggaaggttttccaTGTCTTGCGGGAGAACGAGCtatacatcaagagggagaaatgtGAGTTAGCACAATCAAATGTGCACTTCTTAggccatgtcattagcaatggcgagctacgcatggacgaggctaaggtacgtGCTATCCAGGAGTGGGAGGCACATATAAAGGTAAACTCagttgagatccttccttggccttgttaactactatcgtcggttcatcagTGGCTACTCATCAAAGGTCGCACCATTGGctgagttgctaaagaagaacaGCCATGGGTTTGGACAGAGCATTGTCAAAAGGCATTTGAAGGCCTTAAGGCAGCTGTAAcagaggagccagtcttggcGTTACCTGACTTTGCCAAGACATTTGAGGTGCATACAGATGCCTCAGACTTTGCCATTGGGGGTGTCTTGATGCAGGCTAAGCATCTCATAGCATTTGAGAGCCgcaagttaaatgagacggaGCAGCGTTACACGGTGCAAGAGAAGGAGATGATTGTCACTGTGCATTGCCTTCGTACATGGCAACATTATTTGCTCGGGTcgaggttcgtggtcaagactgACAATGTGGCTACTAGCTACTTTTAGACGCAGAAGAAGCTCACACCAAAAtaggctaggtggcaggatttCTTGGCCGAGTTTGATTATGTGATGGAGTATAAGCCGGGTAAAGGTAACattgtagccgatgccttgagccagAAAACCGAGCTTGCTGCCATCACTTCAGCAAGTTATGACATTCGTGAGGCTGTAAAAGAAGGCATGCAACATGATCCATTAGCCAAACAACTTATCGAGTTAGCTAACTAGGGCAAGACGAGACGTTTTTAGGTAGAAGACGGTTTATTGCTTACCACGGGTCGGCGGGTCTACGTGCctaagtttggagacattagacagcggatcataagggagagtcatgacacAATGTGGGCTGGTCATCCAGGCCAACGTCGCACTAGGGCTttggttgagtcagtctactattggccacgCATGCGAGATGACATAGAGTGTTATATGCAGACATGTCTTGTGTGTCAACAGGACAAGGTTGAGTAACAGCAACCTggaggacttttggagccactaccagttgcagagcgtctatgggagagcgtgactatggactttatcacttgcctACTGAAGTCTGacggttatggtactattatggtggtcgtggatagattttccaaatatgccaGCTTCATGCCCGCCTCACCAGGTTGCACAGCCAAGGAAGCCGccaagctattctttaagaacgtggtgaagtattggggcttaccaaggcatatTATCAATGATCGAGACCCATGTTTCACTGGAATTTTTGGAGAGAGTTATTCGACTTACTTGGCACAGAACTGCACTTTTCCACTAGTTTCCACCCACAAACGGATGGACAAAGGGATCAATGCCTTACTGGAATACTACTTGAGGCATTATATATAGTGCACATCAGAAAGATTGGGCAAGGCTCCTGGACATCTCCCAATTCTCGTATAACTTGCAGCGGAGTAAGTCCACAGGgaagacaccatttgagctagccacaggccaacaaccacaaattccacattcattaccagccgcgttcgagggaaagagtttgggggctTATCATAAGGCTAGAGGATGGGAGGAGCAGCTTGACACTACTAAGTCCTACTTGGACAAGGCATCTAAGCAGATGAAGAAGTTTGCGGACCGTAAGTGACGCCCTAGGGATtatagagttggggacatggtcatggtgaagtttaACCCAAGATAGTTCAAGGCACTATAGGGCATGCATCAGAATCTGATTCGCAAGTATGAGAGCCATTTAAGATCGTcgccaaggtaggcaagatctcatacaagcttgacatgccatcgtatcttaagatctaccATGCCTTCCATGCCAGCATGTttaagccatatcatgaagaCAAGGATGATCCGAGCAGGGGCCAATCAAGTCGAGCGCCTATTACTATCACCGCCTCGCATGATTGGGAGATTGAGGCTATCATTGATTACCAGGCCAGGCGAAAACAAGGGCAGAAAGCCACCGCTATGTTCCTCATCCATTGGAAGGGGCAATCACTGGAGGAGGCCACGTGGGAACGATACGAAGACTTATGGCAATTAAAAgataagatccgagagtttatgcaGCAGCATTGCGCCGCGGTCGTCGCAATATTAGGTGGGGGAaagtgtgatgacccgccatatcatcatgccacataggtgccatttggcatatattaatgccatgtggaagcttacataggagaaaggctagcatttgtgagaagattctagagaagtatgaACATTTCCTGTGAAAGAccctagatccttatggatttgtTAGGAAAGTCATTGGAATCTTCTAGGTTTGTAGAGAATTTTAGATAAAGCcattatcttgtaaatattaaggacttgtgtaacaattaatatttacacactagcccctaggaaaCTAGTATATAAAGATGGTCATTTatttgtaattcaccaagcaaacaattcaagttctctctaatacaaagcttcatTTAACAAttatcttgtgttctttctaatattttcttagcgatcttgagtatAGTAAGACTACCTTGGCATAGCAAAAACGTGAGCAAATTATGTAAAATCGTGAACGAATTGTTAAGTGTCGCACGTgtgtacttagttaacgactaaggacgtgacaataAGGCGGGACAATGAGATTCTCAGCAATGGAGGGGCAAATAAGATTTGTGGGCCATGGAAGGGTTGGCGTTTCGAGTGAAATAGTTGATTCTACGTTCACTGTAAATAAATTTATAATCTAGGCTATTCTACAGTAACCAGATACAAGAGTTTATCAACGGCAGACGCGAACAAGTCAGTAGTCAGTATTAAGGTACAGCTTAGTGAAAATGTCGAAAAAAATTGCCGCCtcagaggaagaaatgagaaattTGAATGAATCATGATACAAAttagaaagaacaaaaaattgaaTAAACATTCACAGGAGTCAAACAAAGGTTAAGAACCATTTTTGGTTCAATAAAATCACGAGCTCTCCACTCGACTTCGTTTTGCAGAAATATGACCATTTTCTTTTGATGTGTTGTCCAGCACTGCAGTATTATCCTCATCCTTCAATTTGAAAGTCCAACCCGGAAAATCTGACTCCGAAAATAACTTAGCTGGAGTTGCTGTGTAGAACGCAAGGGGAACCTGTTTAACTCGTCTCCTAATCTGCAACATAAGTATTAATGTTAGAATGCCATTACATGGAACATTAACGGATACAATAAAAGGCAGCAGATGGCCAGCATACAATGAGACAGGGAGTTAAAAATGCTTAAACCAGCAAAAGGAATGTCAAAAACCTAAAATACTAGAAGAGATTTAATCCAAAATGAATtcaaaagagaaatagaaaagcaACTAAGGCCAAGCGAGAAACTTCATTGGTTAAAGAAGCAAACATAATAGTGAAGATGGTATGTCAACCAATTGCagcaaatttaaaaaataaaaaataaaaagtgttgTCAACCAATAAGTGgatgattaaaaccaaaacaaatATAGTTACATAATGAGCATTACCTCGTCACCAAAAATCGTCGCATATGAACCAGAACTAAAATCTTTGACTGCCACTTCAGTAGTTTTAGCTCTGATCGTCAAATCATTCTCAAGGGATAAAACAAATCTAACAcatgaaagaaaaaaggaagactTAGTTGAAAAGCACAATTGAACTAACCAGAAATGCATATTAACACAGCGAAAACTATAATTATCATACCTTGAAACCGGCGGGCAGTAGTGACGACGGAGAGTGTCAACCTCCCATAGAGAGCTCCCTGTGGAATGAGAATTTAACACATCACCTTTGCCAAGAATATTGTTTTAAACAAGGAAATCAAAACTTTACACTGAGGAAGCGCCCACTTTTATACCTTACAAATATCCCAATAACCAAAACATTTCAAATGACTAAAGCAAAAACACTGGGATTGAAGGTCCAGAAAACTTAACATCCACCTAAAGTTACAGCTAATAAACAAAAGTTGAAATGCCAAAAGAAAATTATTCTCAACACAATTGCAAAGGTATGTATCTAAGAAAGGCCAAGTAATTCCTTGGCCACCCCTTTTCACCCAAAGAAGATAGAAAAGTATTCTCAgccggaaaaaaaaaattaaaaataataataataacaaacgAATAAATAGACAAGTACCAATTTGAGTTGACTTGGGACTTTGAAAAGCCCTTTAACTGattagaaagaaaaaaggagatGGCAAAATGCTTGACACTACACTGGTTGAATGACTGGAGCTTACAGTTGTAAAGTCTTGCCAATGCCTTTTCAACTCAATTAGAAAGAAACAAGAAGAGATATAGGAGAAATGCATGAGACTGACAGCTGAATGATTGAACTTTAGAAGTACGGCAACTCATGAAACAAGAAAATTACTCATTGCGTTAGCCTTCAACGGATCAGTCTGCTTGTCATCAAAAAGATCAATGCCAGGATTGATGTTTGATATTTCTCTGCTGGCACTGGAGTCCTCGATGCTGTCATCAGTCTCCCTCTCTGCTTCTGTAATGTCTTTCGTAGTCTCATCACCATCCTCCTACAAAGAATTTTATCTCAAATATATGCTTTTGATCCTCTAGAGGCATGAATGGAACACTTGTACAATTTTAACAGTAGTAAGGAAGCAGGCAGAAAACTTTACTATGACATTTTCCAGCCAGAAATGGTTTGCACTTTTGAGTGTCATCCAACAAAAATAACTATtcctcaatcccaaactagttgggGTCAACTATATGAATGTTGTACATCCATCCCACTCTATTTAGATCTGTTTCACTCCACTACTAAATAGTTTGTCATTTGCACGAACTAGCGGGCTCTAAGTTTCACCTTATCTCCTCACTGTCCCACATAGATACGGCATCTCAAAGAATGACTTCAGCAGAAAAAAGGGCAAGACCCCATAGTCTTACCTGGTGCACCAAGCAATTTATTGAAGGATGTCTCCTTAAGAGATTATGAATTAGAGCAACAATGACTAATGCTCCTGAAGGAGGGACAGCGAGCGAAAGCCGACTGAGTTTTTTACAAAATGCAGCCGCCAAATATGCAGGAAGAAGTGGTGATCTCAGGCACGAATCAAGAAGCTGCAAGTAACATTTTGCAGTTAGTGTCCATAAACATAATAACTAGATCTACCATATTACAGCATACTGAAAAAGATATTCCATCAAAATCAATAAAGTAAATTATTTGACAAGTAAATGATATTGTACTGACAGCTTCTGAACATTTTATTGCTCAGGAATCAGCTGAATTTTCAATGAGCAATACACAAAAATATCACATAGTTCAGATATCTCTTTTTTCTGCTTGATAACATCAGTTCAGTATGCATACTTGATAGAAGCAATGACGAAACTACGATGAACATTATGAACCTGAAAGAGCAGACTTCAACTTCCCAAACTACAGAAATGACAGTTATCCAATTAAAACCATATGCAGAAAACGTAGCATATGCAGAACATTTCCAAGAGAGATTGTGGTTGCTTGCGTTTTAATTGTACTCTTCAGGAAAACATCACTTACAAGTAGACAGTAATTAACACTTCCATGGAAGTGTACAACAAAAGATACATTTCATTTCGGCCGAAAGCACTTGCACTCGGGGAAATTCATGTTACATATGGGAGATATATAGCAGCTTAAGTCAATCAGCACTTAAACCAAAACCTACTAAGCATAAATTATAATCCCCCAAAACAGACATGATAGTCTGATAGTCCGAATAGTAAACCAATACAAAGAGGGGAAAGCAAAGTTTTTGATATTACCTGAAAGAACTTAGCCCTATGCTTTGCCATAAAAATGGAGGGTTCCAATAAAGCATAAAGCTTTTCATAGAAGTTGGGGTATTCAAGACCATGTTGTGTCATGAGAACAAACAAGCTGCTAAGAGCCATCACACTGACTACCCCTCCAATATCATATGACCGTGTTAAGAAATCACTGCATATGAAAAGGTACTGCAGTCACTCAACAAGGATTATCAAGTCTGAAAGAATAGAATTAGTACAAGAACAAGAAAAAAGTACAACGTATTACCACAACATGAGAGGATTAGACAGATACGGAATAACTACTTGATGAAGGTTCACCAGAACCTGAGATCAGAAAG from Nicotiana tabacum cultivar K326 chromosome 24, ASM71507v2, whole genome shotgun sequence includes:
- the LOC107760954 gene encoding protein NUCLEOLAR COMPLEX ASSOCIATED 4-like; this encodes MASSTLSKKQKKRDKYSLAELKTLGHQLLSSRAHVNNLPLLLSFITPTTRPQYALESLLSLQSFFTPLLPQLPSSSVSSSDSQNDPEFIYRIWVRSKFDDFVQSLLDIAICSQSDEALREVVLDTLMEFVKVGNGGKFHSAIYHRLLHIFVHSSLGVDDILPELLASKYFKYIDIRYFTYISMEKLSRTIEAKDISDDKNESPDTIDADKPKSSLALSTHKLYHLLSRIPPLEGSDGKSEYDMWNGAGIFAGKENDKGHSGKQCKDESSNIKVLSPANIAKKMKLKFTKAWISFLRLPLPIDVYKEVLVNLHQVVIPYLSNPLMLCDFLTRSYDIGGVVSVMALSSLFVLMTQHGLEYPNFYEKLYALLEPSIFMAKHRAKFFQLLDSCLRSPLLPAYLAAAFCKKLSRLSLAVPPSGALVIVALIHNLLRRHPSINCLVHQEDGDETTKDITEAERETDDSIEDSSASREISNINPGIDLFDDKQTDPLKANAMRSSLWEVDTLRRHYCPPVSRFVLSLENDLTIRAKTTEVAVKDFSSGSYATIFGDEIRRRVKQVPLAFYTATPAKLFSESDFPGWTFKLKDEDNTAVLDNTSKENGHISAKRSRVESS